A single genomic interval of Musa acuminata AAA Group cultivar baxijiao chromosome BXJ3-4, Cavendish_Baxijiao_AAA, whole genome shotgun sequence harbors:
- the LOC103983488 gene encoding transcription factor MYB4-like — MELLVSIYGGMCRIVRDVGRKERIEMVKKRENEGKKKKSVMAWKRGAWSAEEDRKLVEYVTAHGDKKWRTLAAKAGLDRCGKSCRLRWLNYLRPGIKRGNMSEEEEDLIIRLHNLLGNRWALIAGRLPGRTDNEIKNHWNTHLSKRSLTIQDLNAKMNQKLESSSGVASPSPALASDALPVLHLTADGSELNVGQPFDFTLNWNATVNEFEAEGYGFADHEELFRGGSSVDAHRHHLPLELDELSEFIDCEEYYFVS; from the exons ATGGAGTTATTGGTGTCTATTTATGGTGGGATGTGCCGCATCGTAAGAGacgtgggaagaaaggaaagaataGAGATggtgaagaagagggagaacgaggggaagaagaagaagagtgtcATGGCGTGGAAGAGAGGCGCATGGAGTGCTGAGGAGGACCGGAAGCTAGTGGAGTACGTGACTGCCCATGGTGACAAGAAGTGGAGAACCCTAGCGGCCAAAGCTG GGTTAGATAGGTGCGGAAAGAGTTGTAGACTAAGATGGCTGAACTATCTAAGGCCAGGAATCAAGAGAGGCAACATGTCTGAAGAGGAAGAGGACCTCATAATTAGATTGCACAACCTACTCGGCAACAG ATGGGCGCTAATTGCTGGGAGACTACCAGGCCGAACAGATAACGAGATAAAGAACCACTGGAATACCCACTTGAGCAAGAGATCCCTCACCATTCAGGATCTTAATGCCAAGATGAACCAGAAACTGGAGAGCTCTTCCGGCGTCGCCAGCCCATCACCGGCGCTTGCATCTGATGCGCTCCCAGTGCTGCACTTGACGGCTGATGGATCGGAGCTCAACGTCGGGCAGCCATTTGACTTCACGTTAAACTGGAATGCGACTGTAAATGAGTTTGAAGCCGAAGGCTATGGCTTTGCTGATCACGAGGAGCTCTTCCGAGGTGGGTCTTCGGTGGATGCACACCGCCACCACCTGCCGCTGGAGTTGGATGAATTGAGTGAGTTCATCGACTGTGAGGAGTACTACTTTGTCAGCTAG
- the LOC103983060 gene encoding probable serine/threonine-protein kinase PBL19, producing MGCLSYFMEKHWFRRQQRSEPKASSATVCPPSSNGSEESVSKQRSESSGSVASYRSIPDLYEERAGNLRVFQFKELRNATNDFSRMLKIGEGGFGSVYKGSIKPLDGTGDNITVAIKTLNRNGLQGHKQWLAEVQFLGVLEHSNLVKLIGYCAANGERGAQRLLVYEYMPNKTLELHLFNRAYPVLPWNKRLQIALGAAEGLAYLHEGSEVQVIYRDFKASNVLLDAEFKSKLSDFGFAREGPLAGHTHVTTAVMGTYGYAAPDYVETGHLTAKSDVWSFGVVLYEILTGRHSLERNRPKNEQQLLDWVKQFPAESKRFSMIMDSRLENKYSLRAARQIAMLADACLSRHARERPKMSEVVERLKQAMQHEDSDGEKEYVEEHSQTPSEAANQPVKSARRRMLHLIKLGESANVAGRRRLQP from the exons ATGGGGTGCCTATCTTACTTCATGGAGAAACACTGGTTCAGACGGCAGCAGAGATCGGAGCCCAAAGCCAGCTCGGCGACGGTCTGCCCACCGTCGTCAAACGGATCCGAGGAGTCGGTCTCAAAGCAGAGGAGTGAATCCTCGGGCTCAGTCGCCTCGTATCGAAGCATTCCTGACTTGTACGAGGAGAGGGCCGGCAACTTGCGAGTTTTCCAGTTCAAGGAGCTGAGAAATGCAACCAATGACTTCAGCAGGATGCTGAAGATTGGGGAGGGTGGGTTTGGAAGTGTGTACAAAGGATCCATCAAGCCTCTGGATGGGACGGGAGATAACATCACAGTGGCGATCAAGACGCTTAATCGGAACGGCTTGCAG GGGCATAAACAATGGTTGGCAGAAGTTCAGTTTCTTGGAGTACTGGAACACTCAAATCTTGTTAAACTCATCGGTTATTGTGCTGCGAATGGTGAAAGAGGTGCTCAGAGACTGTTGGTCTATGAATATATGCCAAATAAGACTCTAGAGTTACATTTATTTAACAGAGCTTATCCTGTGCTGCCCTGGAACAAAAGATTACAGATTGCCTTGGGTGCTGCAGAAGGATTGGCATACCTGCATGAGGGTTCAGAAGTTCAG GTGATTTATCGTGACTTCAAAGCATCTAATGTGCTACTGGATGCAGAGTTTAAATCAAAACTGTCAGACTTCGGATTTGCAAGGGAGGGACCATTAGCAGGTCACACTCATGTAACAACAGCG GTAATGGGGACATATGGTTATGCAGCTCCAGATTACGTAGAGACTGGCCATCTCACAGCCAAGAGCGACGTTTGGAGCTTCGGTGTTGTTCTGTATGAGATCCTGACCGGCAGGCATTCTTTAGAGCGGAATCGACCGAAAAATGAACAGCAACTCTTGGATTGGGTGAAGCAATTTCCTGCAGAGAGCAAGAGATTCAGCATGATAATGGACTCCCGACTTGaaaacaagtattctctaagagctGCTCGGCAGATCGCCATGCTAGCCGATGCCTGCCTATCCAGGCATGCCAGAGAACGTCCAAAGATGAGCGAGGTGGTGGAGCGCTTAAAACAAGCAATGCAACACGAGGACTCGGATGGAGAAAAGGAGTACGTGGAAGAGCATTCTCAAACACCCTCAGAAGCCGCAAACCAGCCAGTAAAATCTGCCAGAAGACGAATGCTTCACCTCATCAAATTAGGGGAGAGTGCAAATGTCGCTGGTAGAAGAAGATTGCAACCGTGA
- the LOC135635740 gene encoding BOI-related E3 ubiquitin-protein ligase 1-like: MALQAQYPSNFVLRREQERKEMESAPQVATGFLGQSAVLVTDGANGNAQKRSREAAGIPLAPPPQQQNHPVSLISLQAQPCSPALVNLAPQHQIHQPSLLTTCLGLASEDKQHHRSPKQFNLFSSSPSSSSSCSSLFSRELAAQINHQNNEIEQFLLAKGEQLRRELAERRQRHYRALLSAAEKSAARRLREKEAEVEREARRRAELEDRLGRLRTESMAWQAKAMADQATAAALHAQLQQAVAARPPPAAGGECGDPPTAEDAESAYVDPNRVEHEVACRTCRWRRASVVLLPCRHLCLCDACEAAAELCPVCACARAGSVGVFLS; the protein is encoded by the exons ATGGCACTTCAAGCCCAATACCCATCCAACTTTGTGCTCAG AAGGGAGCAGGAGAGGAAAGAGATGGAGTCTGCTCCGCAGGTCGCGACTGGCTTCCTCGGCCAGTCGGCGGTGCTCGTGACCGACGGAG CGAATGGTAATGCGCAGAAGAGAAGTAGGGAGGCTGCCGGCATTCCATTGGCGCCGCCGCCTCAGCAGCAGAATCACCCTGTTAGCCTCATCTCGCTGCAAGCACAACCCTGCTCTCCAGCACTTGTAAATCTTGCTCCTCAGCACCAAATACACCAGCCTTCCCTGCTTACCACCTGTCTTGGTCTCGCCTCTGAGGACAAGCAACACCACCGGAGCCCGAAGCAATTCAAtctcttctcttcctccccttcctcttcttcttcctgttcTTCTCTCTTCTCCAGAGAACTCGCCGCACAAATCAACCATCAGAATAACGAAATCGAGCAGTTCCTCCTCGCCAAG GGAGAACAACTGCGGCGGGAGTTGGCGGAGCGACGGCAGAGGCACTACCGTGCTCTGCTGAGCGCAGCGGAGAAGTCGGCCGCGCGGCGGTTACGGGAGAAGGAGGCAGAGGTGGAGCGTGAGGCCAGGAGGCGCGCCGAGCTCGAGGATCGCCTCGGCCGCCTGCGCACCGAATCTATGGCGTGGCAGGCCAAGGCCATGGCGGACCAGGCGACCGCCGCAGCCCTGCACGCCCAGCTGCAGCAGGCGGTCGCGGCGCGTCCTCCCCCAGCGGCAGGTGGCGAGTGCGGAGACCCACCGACGGCGGAGGACGCCGAGTCAGCTTACGTGGACCCGAATCGAGTCGAGCACGAGGTGGCATGCCGGACGTGCCGATGGCGCCGAGCGTCAGTGGTGCTCCTTCCCTGCCGCCACCTCTGCCTCTGCGACGCCTGCGAAGCGGCCGCCGAGCTGTGCCCGGTCTGCGCCTGTGCCAGAGCCGGAAGCGTCGGAGTCTTCCTTTCCTGA